One genomic window of Ruegeria sp. THAF33 includes the following:
- a CDS encoding malate--CoA ligase subunit beta has protein sequence MDIHEYQAKEVLSKFGVDVPAGALAYSPEQAAYRARELGGDKWIVKAQVHAGGRGKAGGVKLCTSENEIYKACDDLFGRKLVTHQTGPEGKGIYRVYVEAAVPIDREIYLGFVLDRSSQRVMIVASSEGGMEIEDISADRPDSIVRSIVEPAVGLQEFQAREIAFNLGVEAKLIQQMVRTLQGCYAAFSNLDATMVEINPLVITGDDRVLALDAKMSFDDNALFRHPQIAELRDKSQEDPRESRAADRGLSYVGLDGNIGCIVNGAGLAMATMDTIKLAGGEPANFLDIGGGASPERVAKAFRLVLSDDNVQAILVNIFAGINRCDWVAEGVVQALKELDLDIPVVVRLAGTNVEEGQKILAKSGLPIIRATTLMEAAERAVGAWKNDLTQGTKMRVV, from the coding sequence ATGGATATCCACGAATACCAGGCGAAAGAAGTCCTTTCGAAATTCGGTGTCGACGTGCCTGCGGGCGCGCTTGCCTACAGTCCTGAACAGGCGGCCTACCGGGCGCGCGAACTGGGTGGCGACAAATGGATTGTCAAGGCGCAGGTCCATGCAGGCGGGCGCGGCAAGGCCGGAGGGGTCAAGCTCTGCACCAGCGAAAACGAAATCTACAAGGCTTGCGATGATCTGTTCGGTCGCAAACTGGTGACGCATCAGACAGGTCCTGAAGGCAAAGGCATCTATCGTGTCTACGTCGAAGCCGCAGTGCCGATTGACCGGGAAATCTACCTTGGCTTTGTTCTGGATCGCTCCAGCCAGCGGGTGATGATCGTCGCCTCGTCCGAAGGCGGGATGGAGATCGAAGATATCTCGGCCGACCGCCCCGACAGCATTGTCAGGTCCATCGTGGAACCGGCCGTCGGGCTTCAGGAGTTTCAGGCACGTGAAATCGCCTTCAATCTTGGGGTTGAAGCCAAACTGATCCAGCAAATGGTGCGGACGTTGCAGGGCTGTTATGCCGCCTTCAGCAATCTCGACGCCACGATGGTTGAAATCAACCCGCTGGTCATCACCGGTGATGATCGGGTGCTGGCGCTGGATGCCAAGATGAGCTTTGACGACAACGCCCTGTTCCGCCACCCGCAGATTGCCGAACTGCGCGACAAAAGCCAGGAAGACCCGCGCGAAAGCCGCGCTGCGGATCGCGGGCTGTCTTATGTCGGGCTTGACGGCAACATCGGTTGCATCGTCAACGGGGCCGGTCTGGCGATGGCCACCATGGACACGATCAAGCTGGCAGGCGGTGAGCCTGCAAATTTCCTCGACATCGGCGGTGGCGCGTCGCCTGAACGGGTGGCCAAGGCGTTCCGGCTGGTCCTGTCGGATGACAATGTTCAGGCCATTCTGGTCAACATCTTCGCCGGTATCAACCGCTGCGACTGGGTGGCTGAAGGTGTCGTTCAGGCGTTGAAGGAACTTGACCTCGATATTCCCGTCGTTGTGCGGCTGGCCGGAACGAATGTCGAAGAAGGCCAGAAGATCCTGGCCAAATCCGGACTGCCGATCATTCGCGCCACGACGCTGATGGAGGCGGCAGAACGCGCTGTGGGCGCGTGGAAAAACGACCTTACTCAGGGCACCAAAATGAGGGTTGTGTAA
- the sucD gene encoding succinate--CoA ligase subunit alpha, translating to MSILLDRDTRVIVQGITGRMARFHTKDMLNYGTNVVGGVVPGKGGETVEGVPVFDTVKQAVEATGADASLVFVPPPFAADSIMEAADAGIRYCVCITDGIPAQDMIRVKRYMYRYPKEKRMVLTGPNCAGTISPGKALLGIMPGHIYLPGHVGIIGRSGTLGYEAAAQLKERGIGVSTSVGIGGDPINGSSFKDILQRFEDDEDTHVIAMIGEIGGPQEAEAAEYIRDHISKPVIAYVAGLTAPKGRTMGHAGAIISAFGESASEKVEILSAAGVTVAENPAVIGETIASVMEAA from the coding sequence ATGAGCATTCTTCTCGATCGTGACACGCGTGTCATCGTGCAGGGCATCACCGGGCGCATGGCGCGGTTCCACACCAAGGACATGTTGAACTATGGCACGAACGTGGTGGGTGGCGTCGTGCCGGGCAAGGGGGGCGAAACCGTCGAAGGCGTTCCGGTTTTTGACACCGTCAAACAGGCCGTCGAAGCCACCGGCGCCGATGCCAGCCTGGTCTTCGTGCCGCCCCCGTTTGCGGCGGATTCCATCATGGAGGCCGCCGATGCGGGCATCCGCTATTGCGTCTGCATCACCGACGGCATTCCGGCACAGGACATGATCCGGGTGAAACGGTACATGTATCGCTATCCGAAAGAGAAACGCATGGTTCTGACCGGTCCGAATTGCGCCGGCACCATCTCGCCCGGAAAGGCGTTGTTGGGCATCATGCCGGGGCATATCTATCTTCCCGGACATGTAGGGATCATCGGCCGTTCGGGGACATTGGGATATGAGGCGGCGGCCCAGTTGAAAGAGCGCGGGATCGGCGTTTCGACCAGTGTCGGAATCGGGGGCGACCCGATCAACGGATCGTCCTTCAAGGACATCCTTCAACGGTTTGAAGACGACGAAGACACGCATGTCATCGCCATGATCGGCGAAATCGGAGGCCCGCAGGAAGCGGAAGCCGCCGAATATATCCGCGACCACATCTCCAAACCCGTGATCGCCTATGTCGCCGGTCTGACCGCTCCGAAAGGCCGTACCATGGGGCACGCGGGTGCGATCATCTCGGCCTTCGGCGAAAGCGCCAGCGAAAAGGTCGAGATCCTGTCCGCCGCAGGTGTCACCGTGGCCGAAAACCCTGCCGTGATCGGTGAGACGATCGCCAGCGTGATGGAGGCTGCGTGA
- a CDS encoding aminotransferase class V-fold PLP-dependent enzyme, whose product MTFQIFPPLEIPETLAAGPGPGNTDVRVLKAFAGAGVADHMQGDVLRGMIECKHMLRKIWGTRNAYTFAVAGTGWSALDTMFSAVMPGDKVVAFTNGTFSGIDALTLRIKAATPAEHAVSPLDPQAASVTVVDVPHGQPVTAELVEATLAEHKPKWAFMAHWETGSGRVNDLRGFSEACERHGAMGLIDAVSSLGVEDFAIDDYPGVAGWASCPQKGLCCLPLTYAPVSFADAYIEGLKSTGAYTYVHNPIFEARHWGIVEGQDVEKGTYHRTHSGYAVAAFHESLRLTLQEGLAKRSMSYRTHEKVLRDAVTEMGCEVTSDMPSLIVLNLPSALSGREMELVQNCRARGFGIWPTLSEPVQVRIGILNQLNREAVSRIVRLFAEAIRELGGEVDQDAIEALLESRYGTSIAA is encoded by the coding sequence ATGACCTTTCAGATTTTCCCTCCGCTCGAAATTCCCGAGACCCTTGCCGCAGGGCCGGGGCCGGGGAACACGGATGTGCGTGTCCTGAAAGCCTTCGCCGGCGCAGGTGTCGCCGATCACATGCAAGGCGATGTCCTCAGGGGCATGATCGAATGCAAGCACATGCTGCGGAAAATCTGGGGCACACGGAACGCTTACACTTTCGCTGTCGCGGGTACCGGATGGAGCGCTCTGGACACCATGTTCTCGGCCGTCATGCCCGGTGACAAGGTTGTGGCCTTCACCAACGGCACATTTTCGGGGATCGACGCGTTGACGCTGCGGATCAAGGCGGCAACGCCCGCCGAGCACGCGGTCAGCCCGCTTGACCCACAGGCGGCGAGTGTCACGGTGGTCGACGTTCCTCATGGCCAGCCGGTGACGGCTGAACTGGTTGAAGCGACTCTGGCCGAGCACAAGCCGAAATGGGCCTTCATGGCGCATTGGGAAACCGGATCGGGCAGGGTGAACGATCTACGCGGTTTCTCGGAGGCGTGTGAACGTCATGGCGCCATGGGGCTGATCGATGCGGTCTCGTCACTGGGTGTCGAAGACTTTGCGATCGATGACTATCCGGGTGTGGCAGGCTGGGCATCCTGTCCGCAGAAAGGCCTGTGCTGCCTGCCGCTGACCTATGCCCCTGTCAGCTTTGCCGATGCCTATATCGAGGGTCTGAAATCCACAGGTGCCTATACCTACGTGCACAATCCGATCTTCGAGGCACGCCACTGGGGCATCGTCGAGGGGCAGGACGTGGAAAAGGGCACCTATCACCGGACCCATTCCGGATATGCGGTTGCGGCATTCCACGAGTCATTGCGCCTGACCTTGCAGGAAGGTCTGGCCAAGCGGTCGATGTCTTACCGGACGCATGAAAAGGTTCTTCGGGACGCGGTGACCGAGATGGGGTGCGAGGTCACCTCGGACATGCCCAGCCTGATCGTGCTCAACCTGCCTTCCGCGCTTTCTGGCCGCGAGATGGAACTGGTGCAGAACTGCCGCGCCCGCGGGTTTGGCATCTGGCCCACCTTGAGCGAACCGGTGCAGGTTCGCATCGGCATCCTCAATCAATTGAATCGCGAGGCCGTCAGCCGGATCGTGCGCCTATTCGCCGAAGCCATTCGTGAGCTGGGCGGAGAGGTCGATCAAGACGCGATCGAAGCTCTGCTGGAAAGCCGTTACGGCACTTCAATAGCTGCTTAA
- a CDS encoding Rossmann-like and DUF2520 domain-containing protein, whose amino-acid sequence MTEIKINVVGAGRVGKTLISLLDGTDGCRIQDILSTSFQSANEAAQLSKTGRVAASYADLRPADLWILSVPDTQISAVAHELKEAFENQEKKGKPSVAFHCSGYFPAEQLAPLRSLSWSLASVHPVLSFVDPQAAAAQFKEALCGLEGDEDAIAFIQPLLEGLGATCFPIRSESKSLYHAAAVISNNFAVVLQAIAREAWAEAGVPDETARKLNAGLLSSTVENVDLLGPQSALTGPAARGDAEVVAQQGADVAAWHGDAGEIYKQMSLLAQKLKATGFTK is encoded by the coding sequence ATGACTGAAATCAAAATTAACGTTGTCGGTGCCGGGCGGGTCGGCAAAACGCTGATCAGCCTTCTGGATGGCACTGATGGCTGCCGGATCCAGGATATTCTGAGTACATCCTTTCAGTCGGCAAATGAAGCCGCCCAGTTGTCCAAAACCGGGCGCGTTGCAGCAAGCTATGCCGATTTGCGGCCAGCTGATCTGTGGATCCTCTCGGTGCCCGACACGCAAATTTCTGCGGTGGCCCACGAATTGAAAGAGGCGTTCGAAAACCAAGAAAAAAAAGGGAAGCCTTCAGTGGCGTTCCATTGCAGCGGCTATTTTCCTGCCGAGCAACTGGCGCCGTTGCGAAGCCTCTCATGGTCTCTGGCCAGTGTTCATCCCGTCCTGTCTTTCGTCGATCCACAGGCCGCTGCCGCGCAATTCAAAGAGGCGCTGTGCGGGTTGGAAGGCGACGAAGACGCCATAGCGTTCATTCAGCCGCTTCTGGAGGGATTGGGAGCCACCTGTTTTCCCATCCGGTCTGAAAGCAAAAGCCTGTATCATGCAGCCGCTGTGATATCGAACAACTTCGCCGTTGTCTTGCAGGCCATCGCCCGCGAAGCGTGGGCCGAGGCGGGCGTGCCGGACGAAACTGCCCGCAAGCTCAACGCTGGTTTGTTGAGCAGCACAGTCGAAAACGTCGACCTACTTGGCCCGCAATCTGCCCTGACCGGTCCGGCGGCAAGAGGGGACGCAGAGGTCGTTGCTCAGCAGGGCGCGGATGTAGCGGCGTGGCACGGCGATGCAGGTGAAATTTACAAGCAAATGAGCCTGCTGGCACAGAAGCTGAAGGCAACCGGTTTCACGAAGTAA
- a CDS encoding response regulator transcription factor: MVETSDKPIDIMLADSNPLVLSAMSEIFERDPRFSLVATSATAEGFLGTVMRIPVQVGVVDWTLPALGAAKLIEVLRDQADAPRFVIYGDASGDVPRLAMQAGAAGFAARSGEVEGLLETCAEVAAGKMVFPFIDVRKMKQDPIQSLSRKERAILEALAQGMSNRELSKELQISTNTVKFHLSNIYEKLNVKNRTQAIAFFYSSHRGAD, encoded by the coding sequence ATGGTTGAGACATCGGACAAACCCATCGACATCATGCTTGCGGACAGCAACCCGCTGGTGCTTTCGGCCATGTCGGAAATTTTCGAACGTGATCCCCGATTCTCTCTGGTCGCCACGTCGGCGACGGCGGAAGGGTTTCTGGGAACGGTGATGCGGATACCCGTACAGGTCGGCGTCGTGGACTGGACGCTTCCGGCCCTGGGTGCCGCCAAACTGATCGAGGTGCTGCGCGATCAGGCCGATGCACCGCGCTTTGTCATCTATGGCGATGCCTCTGGGGATGTCCCGCGATTGGCGATGCAGGCGGGCGCCGCTGGATTTGCTGCCCGCTCGGGCGAGGTCGAAGGCCTTCTTGAGACCTGCGCCGAAGTGGCAGCAGGCAAGATGGTGTTTCCGTTCATCGACGTCCGGAAGATGAAACAGGATCCGATTCAAAGCCTGTCGCGCAAGGAACGCGCCATTTTGGAGGCCCTGGCACAGGGGATGTCGAACCGGGAACTGTCCAAGGAACTTCAGATATCCACCAACACGGTCAAGTTTCACCTGTCCAATATCTATGAGAAGCTGAACGTCAAAAACAGAACTCAAGCGATTGCGTTTTTCTATTCGTCCCACCGTGGGGCGGACTAG
- a CDS encoding D-glycerate dehydrogenase yields the protein MVKPSVLVTRRWPAAVEAQLAENYNTVLNTGDKPMSPAEIRQALKSYDAVLPTVTDTLSAEALDVPGVQTKILANYGVGYSHICEPLARELGMTVTNTPDVLSECTADIAMTLLLMVARRAGEGERELRAGQWTGWRPTHLVGTKVSGKTLGIIGYGRIGQEMARRAHHGFGMDVLVYNRSAVSPDVLAGCNARQVDTIDDLLPQCDFVSLHCPGGAANRHLINSRRLGLMKPDAFLINTARGEVIDEWALIQALMFDMIGGAALDVFDGEPRISPDLLQCDNLVMLPHLGSATREAREAMGFRVLDNLSDFFEGREPRDRVI from the coding sequence ATGGTCAAACCTTCGGTTCTGGTTACCCGTCGCTGGCCTGCTGCCGTCGAGGCGCAGCTGGCCGAGAACTACAACACCGTATTGAACACCGGCGACAAACCCATGTCCCCGGCTGAAATCCGGCAAGCGTTGAAATCCTATGACGCCGTGCTGCCCACCGTAACGGACACGCTGAGCGCCGAGGCACTGGATGTGCCGGGTGTGCAGACGAAAATCCTTGCCAATTACGGCGTCGGCTACAGCCATATCTGCGAGCCCTTGGCACGCGAGTTGGGTATGACCGTGACCAACACGCCCGACGTTCTGTCCGAATGCACCGCCGATATCGCCATGACGCTGCTGTTGATGGTGGCGCGTCGGGCGGGTGAGGGCGAACGCGAGTTGCGTGCAGGTCAGTGGACAGGATGGCGGCCCACGCATCTGGTCGGAACCAAGGTCAGCGGCAAGACACTGGGCATCATCGGATATGGCCGCATCGGACAGGAGATGGCCCGCCGTGCGCATCACGGGTTCGGCATGGACGTGCTGGTTTACAACCGTAGCGCCGTATCGCCCGATGTTCTCGCCGGATGCAACGCAAGACAGGTGGACACCATTGATGACCTGCTGCCGCAATGTGACTTCGTTTCACTGCACTGTCCGGGCGGCGCAGCCAACCGCCATCTGATCAATTCGCGCAGACTTGGCCTGATGAAGCCTGACGCATTTCTGATCAACACCGCACGAGGCGAAGTGATCGATGAATGGGCGCTGATCCAGGCATTGATGTTCGACATGATCGGCGGCGCTGCATTGGATGTATTCGATGGTGAACCGCGTATCAGCCCGGATCTGTTGCAATGCGACAACCTCGTCATGCTGCCGCATCTGGGCAGCGCAACCCGCGAAGCGCGCGAGGCGATGGGGTTTCGGGTTCTCGACAACCTGAGCGATTTCTTCGAAGGCCGCGAACCTCGGGACCGCGTGATCTGA